In Mucilaginibacter celer, one DNA window encodes the following:
- a CDS encoding efflux RND transporter periplasmic adaptor subunit, producing MKTPYLLILGFLASCAGKPAQVATAPQELPVIQLNSGDASTYEEYPASLEGITNIEVRPQISGILNHIFVDDGAYVKKGQPLFQIDPAPFIEKLNNAKASFHAAEGSLKNAQLEVEKLTPLVSGKVVSDIQLRTAQSVLETATGNAEQAKADIASARINLGYTIVRASVNGYIGRVMRKEGSVVGPADPSPLTDLSDVHQVRAFFAFGENDFIRFKSLYAGNTLDEKLRSLPPVELVLADDSAYVSKGRVDMINGQFDNNTGAITVRATFNNEHGLLRSGNTGKIRLSLKLNNQVIVPQSATQEMQEKTFVFLLDDHNKVIKQVITISGKSGNNYLVKDGLKKGDRIVYRGYDHLREGDQIQPQLTDLNTALAVNN from the coding sequence ATGAAAACTCCGTACCTTTTAATTTTGGGATTTTTAGCCAGTTGTGCCGGAAAACCCGCTCAGGTAGCTACGGCACCTCAGGAACTTCCCGTTATTCAGTTAAACTCCGGCGATGCCTCAACTTACGAGGAATATCCGGCCTCTCTTGAAGGAATAACCAATATCGAGGTGCGCCCCCAGATATCTGGGATTCTGAACCACATTTTTGTGGATGATGGCGCATATGTGAAAAAGGGGCAGCCGCTCTTCCAGATCGATCCGGCGCCGTTTATCGAGAAACTAAATAATGCGAAAGCAAGTTTTCACGCTGCTGAAGGAAGCCTCAAGAACGCGCAGCTGGAAGTAGAAAAACTGACCCCTCTGGTTTCTGGTAAAGTCGTATCCGATATCCAGTTGAGGACTGCCCAGTCCGTGCTAGAGACCGCGACCGGAAATGCTGAACAGGCCAAAGCCGATATCGCCTCGGCCAGGATCAACCTGGGTTACACCATTGTCAGAGCCTCCGTCAACGGCTATATAGGCCGCGTGATGCGCAAGGAAGGTAGCGTGGTTGGTCCTGCTGATCCATCGCCGCTGACAGATCTATCAGATGTCCACCAGGTTCGTGCTTTTTTCGCCTTTGGTGAAAATGACTTCATCCGTTTCAAATCGCTTTATGCGGGTAACACACTCGATGAGAAACTCAGAAGCCTGCCACCAGTGGAACTTGTACTGGCCGATGACAGCGCCTATGTCAGCAAAGGCCGCGTTGACATGATCAACGGGCAGTTCGACAATAACACCGGTGCGATCACCGTGCGCGCTACTTTCAACAATGAACACGGCTTATTGCGTTCCGGCAATACCGGCAAGATCAGGTTATCTTTAAAATTAAACAATCAGGTTATCGTTCCTCAGTCCGCTACCCAGGAAATGCAGGAAAAGACATTTGTTTTCCTTTTGGATGACCATAATAAGGTGATCAAACAGGTAATCACCATTTCCGGCAAAAGCGGGAATAACTATTTGGTGAAAGATGGCCTTAAAAAGGGTGACCGTATCGTGTACCGTGGTTACGACCATCTCCGTGAAGGTGACCAGATCCAGCCTCAGCTGACCGATCTGAACACTGCATTAGCCGTTAACAATTAA
- a CDS encoding efflux RND transporter permease subunit, which translates to MLKKFIDRPVLATVISSILVILGLWGMVSLPLERFPDIAPPSVQVTAIYPGANAETILRSVAPSLEEAINGVDNMTYISSVASNDGSLVISVFFTKGTDPDQAAVNVQNRVAQATSQLPPEVVQRGIVTAKAQNSLMMVQAVLSENPKKYDQQFIANYANINIIPDLKRIQGVGSAFILGGNKEYAMRIWLKPSQLASYKMSASEVLAAINDQNLEAAPGKFGEGSKESFEYVVKYDGKLTKPADYENIIIRANPDGSFLKLKDVARVELGSYTYNSLNTVNGKPAITIVIFQLPGSNADAIQIEAQKLFAKAEKNYPVGIVNATFYNTKEALDASIDQVKHTLLEAFILVFIVVYLFLQDFRSTLIPAIAVPVAIVGTFFFMYVFGFTINLLTLFALVLAIGIVVDDAIVVVEAVHSKMQHKKLAPAPATLEAMHEITGAIISITLIMAAVFLPIGLMKGATGLFYRQFAFTLAIAIVISAVNALTLSPALCALILKDVHGTEDQTAPKNFKERFFLFFNVTFKMLTDRYVSSLRFLIRRKWLTLGALVLIAVTTGYMIKRTQTGFIPTEDIGFIGIAINMQPGASLERMHELDEEAVKELESMPQIKKVNNLAGFDFLTFSNSPSATQIFVILKPVAERGPVNTIPEIKAIVQQKLAKIKGLDAFAFELPSIRGYSNVDGLDVVLQDRTGEAKLDKFSNVSDAFIGELMKHKEVGFAFTTFKANYPQFRLEIDKYKAKQLGVSIRDILQTMQTYFGSIQASDFNRFGKFYRVVAQADVKERTDPSKIDGVFVKNDKGEMLPINTLVKLKRVHGPETAKRYNLYNSISVTVMPQKGFSSGDAIKVVNEVAQKLPAGYTQEFSGLTMEQISSGGLAVIVFGICLIFVYLLLSAQYESYILPLAVILSIPNGILGVFLAIGLTGIENNIYVQVALIMLIGLLSKNAILIVEFAVLRRRAGHGLIQSALEAAALRIRPIIMTSLAFVVGMIPMMSATGPSANGNHSISIAAAGGMLVGVTLGLSFIPVLFVVFQALQERISRKKIVETARNADELILN; encoded by the coding sequence ATGTTAAAGAAATTTATTGATAGACCGGTGTTGGCAACAGTCATATCGTCTATCCTCGTGATCCTTGGCCTGTGGGGAATGGTCAGCCTTCCGCTGGAACGCTTCCCCGATATTGCTCCACCCTCGGTCCAGGTTACCGCAATATACCCGGGTGCAAACGCGGAGACGATTCTTCGTTCGGTTGCTCCTTCGCTTGAAGAAGCCATAAATGGTGTCGATAATATGACCTATATCAGTTCCGTTGCAAGCAATGACGGCTCCCTGGTGATCTCGGTATTTTTTACCAAAGGCACAGACCCGGACCAGGCTGCAGTAAATGTGCAGAACCGTGTTGCACAGGCAACCAGCCAGCTGCCTCCTGAAGTCGTTCAGCGCGGGATCGTTACTGCGAAAGCGCAGAACAGCCTGATGATGGTTCAGGCGGTGCTCAGCGAAAACCCTAAGAAGTATGACCAGCAGTTTATCGCCAACTACGCCAATATAAATATCATTCCGGACCTTAAACGTATCCAGGGTGTCGGCAGTGCTTTCATTCTTGGCGGAAATAAAGAATATGCGATGCGCATATGGCTGAAACCAAGCCAGCTGGCCAGTTATAAAATGTCGGCTTCCGAAGTTCTTGCCGCCATCAATGACCAGAACCTCGAAGCGGCCCCGGGTAAGTTCGGTGAAGGAAGCAAGGAATCGTTTGAATATGTGGTTAAATACGACGGCAAGCTCACCAAGCCGGCTGACTATGAGAATATCATCATCCGTGCGAACCCTGACGGATCATTTTTAAAGCTCAAAGATGTGGCTCGGGTTGAACTGGGATCATATACCTATAACAGTTTAAATACTGTAAATGGCAAACCAGCCATTACGATCGTTATCTTCCAGTTGCCAGGTTCAAATGCAGATGCTATTCAGATTGAAGCACAGAAACTTTTTGCCAAAGCAGAAAAAAATTATCCGGTGGGAATAGTCAATGCGACATTCTACAATACAAAAGAAGCCCTGGACGCATCTATCGACCAGGTTAAACATACCTTGCTGGAGGCTTTTATCCTCGTATTTATTGTCGTTTATCTGTTTCTTCAGGATTTCAGGTCAACACTTATTCCCGCCATCGCGGTTCCTGTCGCTATCGTAGGTACGTTTTTCTTTATGTATGTTTTCGGGTTTACGATCAACCTGCTTACGCTTTTCGCACTTGTACTGGCCATAGGTATCGTCGTCGATGATGCTATTGTGGTCGTCGAGGCTGTACACTCAAAAATGCAACACAAAAAACTGGCACCTGCGCCAGCGACGCTCGAAGCCATGCATGAGATTACCGGTGCTATCATTTCCATTACGCTGATCATGGCTGCGGTATTCTTGCCGATCGGCCTGATGAAAGGAGCCACAGGACTGTTCTATCGGCAATTCGCTTTCACGCTGGCAATCGCCATTGTTATTTCCGCCGTTAATGCACTGACATTAAGCCCGGCTTTGTGTGCGCTGATCCTGAAAGATGTTCATGGCACTGAAGACCAGACAGCTCCTAAAAATTTTAAGGAAAGGTTCTTCCTGTTTTTCAACGTGACCTTTAAAATGCTGACGGACCGTTATGTCAGCAGCCTGCGGTTTTTAATCCGCCGGAAATGGCTTACCCTCGGCGCCCTCGTTTTGATTGCTGTGACAACCGGGTATATGATCAAAAGGACCCAGACTGGATTTATCCCAACCGAAGACATCGGCTTTATCGGTATCGCGATCAATATGCAACCGGGTGCCTCGCTGGAGCGGATGCATGAATTGGACGAAGAGGCCGTCAAAGAACTGGAGAGCATGCCTCAGATCAAAAAAGTTAACAATCTGGCAGGTTTCGATTTTCTTACTTTCTCCAACAGTCCGTCTGCCACTCAGATATTCGTGATCCTTAAGCCGGTTGCCGAGCGCGGGCCGGTGAACACGATCCCGGAAATAAAAGCGATCGTTCAGCAAAAACTCGCTAAGATCAAAGGGCTAGATGCTTTTGCCTTTGAATTGCCGTCAATACGTGGATACAGCAATGTGGATGGTTTGGATGTGGTACTTCAGGACCGTACCGGTGAGGCTAAATTGGATAAATTCAGTAATGTGTCCGACGCCTTCATAGGCGAGTTAATGAAGCATAAGGAGGTGGGTTTTGCCTTCACTACCTTCAAAGCGAATTATCCGCAATTCAGGTTAGAAATAGATAAATATAAAGCCAAGCAACTTGGTGTCAGCATCAGGGATATCCTACAGACCATGCAAACCTATTTTGGCAGCATTCAGGCCTCTGATTTCAACCGCTTCGGGAAATTTTACCGGGTGGTTGCCCAGGCAGACGTAAAAGAGCGTACAGATCCTTCAAAGATCGATGGCGTATTCGTGAAAAATGACAAAGGAGAAATGCTGCCAATCAATACCCTCGTAAAACTAAAAAGAGTACATGGCCCGGAGACAGCAAAACGGTATAATCTCTACAATTCAATCTCTGTGACGGTGATGCCGCAAAAAGGCTTCAGCTCCGGCGACGCAATAAAGGTCGTGAACGAGGTAGCGCAAAAGCTGCCCGCTGGTTATACGCAGGAATTCTCCGGTCTGACCATGGAACAGATCAGCTCCGGCGGGCTTGCGGTGATCGTATTCGGGATCTGTCTGATTTTTGTTTACCTGTTGCTATCCGCGCAATATGAAAGTTATATTCTCCCTTTGGCGGTTATTTTATCGATACCCAATGGTATACTGGGCGTATTCCTGGCCATCGGCCTTACCGGGATCGAAAATAATATCTATGTACAGGTGGCACTGATCATGCTGATCGGCCTGCTGTCCAAGAATGCGATTCTGATCGTAGAATTTGCCGTGCTTCGCCGAAGGGCCGGTCATGGGCTGATCCAATCGGCCCTGGAAGCCGCTGCCCTGCGTATCCGCCCGATCATTATGACCTCTCTGGCATTTGTCGTGGGAATGATACCGATGATGAGTGCCACCGGGCCGTCTGCGAATGGTAACCATTCGATTAGCATCGCGGCCGCGGGCGGAATGCTGGTCGGGGTTACGCTCGGCTTGTCATTTATACCGGTATTATTTGTTGTATTTCAAGCGCTTCAGGAAAGGATCAGCCGCAAAAAGATCGTGGAAACCGCCCGGAACGCAGATGAATTAATTCTGAACTGA
- a CDS encoding TolC family protein — MRTLMKYSIAATVLLTIHVMAGCKVSKDVTVPDMKLPVAFRDNPEDSVSIGALPWKSYFDDPELKTLIADAIDHNFDLQVAVNNIQAAELVLKQAKLGDVPSVGVGLSASSGRPSDNSLNGMQLNSFLGQQHIEDYSLAASLTWEADIWGKIHGRKEAALAGYLSTQEARKGVQTRIVSDISKGYYNLLMLDAQLRIAKNNVLLNDSTLSLVQLQYKSGKVSNLAIQQVEAQKLTAEALVPRFEQQIAVQENAISVLSGRLPNPVNRYRVLDSLVFAEKLTTGLPAELLKRRPDVRQAELALDKANAEVGVAKASLYPSLTINGQGGLDAIRASNWFNLPASLFGTVVGGIAQPLFDKKRLRTNFNVAKTDREITVIRFRQSVLTAYGEVSDALVKLDKLKQQQYLAAERTGTLQQATRNSQLLFKNGMATYLEVIIAESNVLQSQLELASIKKARLDATVDLYRSLGGGWN; from the coding sequence ATGAGAACACTAATGAAATATAGTATAGCAGCCACTGTTTTGCTGACTATCCACGTCATGGCAGGGTGTAAGGTATCGAAAGATGTCACAGTGCCTGACATGAAACTTCCTGTCGCTTTCCGTGATAATCCGGAAGATTCGGTCTCCATCGGGGCATTGCCCTGGAAATCATATTTTGATGACCCGGAACTGAAAACGCTGATTGCCGACGCTATCGATCATAATTTCGACCTGCAGGTCGCCGTAAATAATATACAAGCCGCGGAGCTGGTGCTTAAACAGGCGAAACTGGGGGATGTTCCATCTGTGGGAGTCGGCTTGTCCGCAAGTTCGGGCCGTCCATCCGACAACAGTTTAAACGGCATGCAGCTGAACAGTTTTCTGGGGCAGCAACACATTGAAGATTATTCCCTTGCAGCCTCGCTGACATGGGAAGCGGATATCTGGGGGAAAATACACGGCCGGAAGGAAGCCGCGCTTGCCGGTTACCTTAGCACCCAGGAAGCGCGGAAAGGGGTACAGACCAGGATCGTCAGTGATATCTCCAAAGGATATTACAACCTGCTCATGCTGGATGCGCAGCTTCGGATAGCGAAAAATAACGTCTTGCTAAATGACAGTACTTTATCCTTGGTGCAATTGCAATATAAATCCGGAAAAGTAAGCAACCTGGCTATACAGCAGGTTGAAGCACAGAAACTGACCGCAGAAGCATTGGTGCCCAGGTTTGAGCAGCAGATCGCGGTTCAGGAAAATGCCATCAGCGTTTTGTCGGGGCGGCTACCAAATCCGGTTAACAGGTACAGGGTCCTTGATTCGCTCGTTTTCGCTGAAAAATTGACTACTGGCCTCCCTGCAGAGTTGTTAAAGAGAAGACCGGATGTCCGCCAGGCTGAACTTGCCCTGGATAAAGCGAATGCCGAAGTTGGGGTTGCAAAAGCCAGCCTTTATCCGTCACTAACCATTAACGGGCAGGGAGGACTGGATGCGATTAGAGCGAGTAACTGGTTCAATCTCCCTGCTTCCCTGTTTGGAACAGTTGTAGGGGGGATAGCCCAACCGCTGTTTGACAAGAAAAGACTGCGTACCAACTTTAATGTTGCCAAAACTGACCGCGAAATTACCGTGATCAGGTTCCGCCAATCTGTTCTGACGGCGTATGGTGAAGTTTCGGATGCGCTTGTTAAACTCGATAAACTGAAGCAGCAGCAATACCTTGCGGCCGAGCGGACAGGTACGCTGCAGCAGGCTACACGGAATTCCCAACTGCTCTTCAAAAATGGTATGGCAACCTACCTGGAAGTTATTATAGCAGAAAGTAATGTATTACAAAGCCAGCTGGAGCTTGCATCCATTAAAAAAGCAAGATTGGATGCAACCGTAGACCTTTACCGGTCACTCGGCGGTGGCTGGAATTAA
- a CDS encoding DUF1304 family protein gives MKRTTKLLVTIVIIVHFMFFLIEAIFWMQPFLNEQLLVLLNNPVGSSFEVQAITLRNLFINQGFYNLFIMLSGVTGSILINKRKYLPGYTLILFLCFCGTGAGIVLAFSTKAYLLAAAQALPALAAFIQVYPLFHNEISKI, from the coding sequence ATGAAAAGAACTACAAAATTACTTGTTACCATTGTGATTATCGTGCACTTTATGTTCTTTCTGATAGAAGCCATCTTTTGGATGCAACCTTTTTTGAATGAGCAGTTACTCGTATTATTAAATAACCCTGTCGGTTCTTCTTTTGAAGTGCAGGCTATTACGCTTAGGAATCTGTTCATCAATCAAGGATTTTATAACCTTTTCATCATGCTTTCAGGAGTGACAGGAAGCATTTTAATCAATAAACGGAAATATTTGCCCGGTTATACCTTGATTTTGTTCCTGTGTTTTTGTGGCACCGGTGCAGGGATCGTGCTGGCCTTTTCGACTAAGGCTTACCTTCTGGCAGCCGCACAAGCTTTGCCCGCACTGGCAGCATTCATTCAGGTATATCCATTGTTTCACAATGAGATTTCCAAAATTTAA
- a CDS encoding peroxiredoxin family protein gives MTITAKKYILPNGDTISIAKLDSVIKSWKKAEIMFHPDRSDPEILHIRPLDDAYYQELAAHEVNINSLLNKPAPIISLKAINGKNYSLNEFRGKVVVLNFWFTSCGTCIQEMPKLNAITTQYATSKVVFLALAPDNTSMIKAFLKKHQFKYTLLSDAEKTISTYQIFGYPTSMVIDKNGIIRSIHSNPDNIKQKLTQSIDQLLAE, from the coding sequence ATGACTATCACCGCAAAAAAATACATCCTGCCAAATGGCGACACCATCTCAATCGCCAAATTGGATAGTGTGATCAAATCCTGGAAAAAGGCAGAGATCATGTTTCACCCGGACAGGTCTGACCCGGAGATATTGCACATCCGGCCCTTAGACGACGCTTATTATCAGGAGCTGGCAGCACACGAGGTCAACATAAATTCTTTGTTGAATAAGCCCGCTCCGATCATTTCCTTAAAGGCTATCAATGGCAAAAACTATAGTCTGAACGAATTCCGGGGGAAGGTAGTGGTCCTTAACTTTTGGTTTACTTCCTGCGGCACCTGTATACAAGAAATGCCGAAGCTCAATGCAATAACCACTCAATATGCCACCTCTAAAGTGGTATTCCTCGCATTAGCACCTGACAACACTTCCATGATCAAAGCATTTCTCAAAAAACATCAGTTTAAATACACGCTGTTATCAGATGCGGAAAAGACGATTAGTACTTATCAGATATTTGGCTACCCAACTTCTATGGTCATTGATAAAAACGGCATAATCAGATCGATCCACTCAAACCCTGACAATATCAAGCAGAAGTTGACTCAGTCCATTGATCAATTACTGGCAGAGTAA
- a CDS encoding oxidoreductase produces the protein MEKVWFITGAGKGFGLEIAKAALSVGDKVIATLRKTGSELESVLKDHKNLLILRMDVTNELQVKLAVDEGINHFGKIDIVVNNAGFGLISSVEEASDKEARGQFDTNVFGILNVSRAVLPYLRKQRSGHVINISAYFAFGTIPGWGIYSATKFAVEGLSEAMAMELNPLGIQVTVVEPGMFRTNFLDESSFVQADLIIEDYDQTSGKIKALTSQFNGAQPGDPSKLGQALLKLVNLENPPVHLPLGKDCLDFYEKNKSLRENEMVKWKEMILSTDF, from the coding sequence ATGGAAAAAGTTTGGTTTATAACCGGAGCCGGAAAGGGTTTCGGCCTCGAAATCGCAAAAGCTGCACTTTCAGTGGGGGACAAAGTTATTGCAACACTACGGAAAACCGGATCTGAACTTGAGTCCGTGTTAAAGGACCATAAGAATTTGTTGATTCTAAGAATGGACGTTACCAATGAATTACAGGTTAAACTTGCTGTAGATGAAGGTATCAACCATTTTGGCAAAATTGACATTGTTGTCAACAATGCAGGATTCGGTTTAATAAGCAGTGTTGAAGAAGCTTCTGATAAAGAAGCAAGAGGTCAGTTTGATACCAATGTATTTGGGATTCTAAATGTAAGCAGGGCAGTGCTTCCTTACCTGCGTAAACAAAGAAGTGGACACGTAATTAACATATCAGCTTACTTTGCTTTTGGTACTATTCCCGGCTGGGGAATCTATAGTGCTACGAAGTTCGCGGTGGAAGGTCTTTCAGAAGCGATGGCGATGGAGTTGAATCCTTTGGGCATCCAAGTTACTGTTGTCGAACCGGGCATGTTTCGTACCAATTTTCTTGATGAGAGCTCATTTGTGCAGGCCGATTTAATTATTGAAGACTACGATCAAACCTCTGGTAAAATAAAAGCGCTCACTTCTCAATTTAACGGAGCGCAACCGGGTGATCCAAGTAAATTGGGACAGGCCTTGTTAAAACTGGTCAATTTAGAGAACCCACCTGTCCACCTTCCATTAGGAAAGGATTGTCTCGACTTTTACGAAAAGAACAAGTCCCTTCGTGAAAATGAAATGGTGAAATGGAAAGAAATGATTTTGAGCACGGACTTCTAA
- a CDS encoding MFS transporter, translating into MKLPRNKWLGLIIVLAAPLLSIIDVFIINVAIPAIKIGVHANDAELQLVIAGYLLGYAGFLITGARAGDHYGKKHVFFWGMLGFTISSCLCAMAITPLQLNVMRFLQGTSASFMVPQAIAYIQILFTEPGERAKAYGLFGITLGVASVAGQILGGYLSDVHWIIQGWRLIFFINLPIGFITLVAAYYCLEETKTIKAGKFDYSGILILTLALFALIYPLIEGRQAGWPLWSILLILSSFLLFVYFYKNQEKKLKSANEPLVDMRLFKLKDFDIGLVAVFFHFMMHTSFLMISAIYIQNGLSISATDCGIYFIPAGTFFTISSSFAPRLTSRYGKKVLLVGLSIIFAALILQWIYLKPQGIRIIIPILLGTYGFGNGLVLPSLLNLTLMNVPVEYSGAAAGVYSTVQQTASALGISIIGGVFFYYKPSGWELAFIASVVSFIACLSLVALMLFLLPDTKKAISGASLE; encoded by the coding sequence ATGAAATTACCCAGGAACAAATGGCTCGGATTGATCATCGTTTTAGCAGCACCTCTTCTATCTATCATAGATGTCTTTATTATAAATGTAGCTATCCCGGCGATTAAGATAGGAGTGCATGCAAATGATGCTGAGCTGCAATTGGTGATAGCCGGATACCTCTTAGGCTATGCCGGATTTTTGATAACGGGCGCCCGAGCAGGTGACCATTATGGAAAAAAGCATGTGTTTTTCTGGGGTATGTTAGGCTTTACCATATCATCTTGCCTATGTGCAATGGCCATAACTCCACTTCAACTAAACGTTATGCGATTCTTGCAGGGCACGAGCGCATCTTTTATGGTTCCACAGGCAATTGCATATATACAAATCTTATTTACAGAACCAGGAGAACGGGCTAAAGCATACGGATTATTTGGCATAACGCTAGGAGTTGCTTCTGTTGCAGGACAAATATTAGGGGGCTACTTATCAGACGTACATTGGATTATACAGGGATGGCGACTTATATTTTTTATTAACCTACCGATCGGTTTTATAACATTAGTGGCGGCCTATTATTGTTTGGAGGAGACTAAAACAATTAAAGCGGGTAAATTTGACTACTCCGGGATTTTGATTCTCACGCTAGCACTTTTTGCCCTCATATATCCACTGATTGAAGGTCGCCAAGCGGGATGGCCTTTATGGAGTATTTTATTAATCTTATCGTCTTTTCTACTCTTTGTTTATTTTTACAAAAATCAAGAAAAGAAATTAAAGTCTGCAAATGAACCGCTTGTGGATATGCGTTTATTTAAACTCAAGGATTTTGATATCGGACTTGTTGCTGTATTCTTCCATTTCATGATGCATACTTCATTTTTAATGATTAGCGCTATATACATTCAAAATGGCCTGTCAATTTCAGCTACAGACTGTGGTATTTATTTTATACCTGCAGGAACTTTTTTCACAATTTCATCTTCTTTCGCACCGCGGCTTACAAGTCGCTATGGCAAAAAGGTTCTGCTCGTCGGATTGAGTATTATTTTTGCAGCCTTGATATTACAATGGATCTATTTGAAGCCACAAGGTATTCGTATAATCATACCGATTCTTTTAGGGACTTATGGATTTGGAAATGGGCTCGTTCTGCCATCTCTTTTAAACCTTACCTTGATGAACGTGCCAGTCGAATACTCTGGAGCAGCAGCGGGAGTTTACTCAACTGTTCAACAAACTGCTTCCGCATTGGGAATTAGTATAATTGGAGGTGTTTTCTTTTATTATAAACCAAGCGGGTGGGAGCTAGCCTTCATTGCCAGTGTTGTTTCCTTTATTGCTTGTCTATCATTAGTTGCCCTAATGCTTTTTCTTCTTCCCGACACCAAGAAAGCGATAAGCGGAGCCAGCTTAGAATAA
- a CDS encoding NmrA family NAD(P)-binding protein, protein MDKKILVTGATGKTGKETVYQLLKNNIPVRALVRKADERSAELKEIGAEIVLGDLLDFDSVTAALKGITGAYFVYPVIVPGILDATAKFAQAALENGLEMVVNMSQISARREAKSNAAQSHWLGERLFDRSGVPVVHLRPTFFAEWLMYRAGEIKVKNSLTLPFGNGVYAPIAAADQGRFIAAILAGPEGHAGKTYPLFGPKELSQFEIADILTEVLKRKITYYPVEIADYGKFMEKEFGYDPWFVQHVIAVAQDCRDGIFSGTNELIRQITGTAPMSMHEYIEENRGLFE, encoded by the coding sequence ATGGATAAGAAGATATTAGTCACAGGTGCCACCGGCAAAACAGGTAAAGAAACGGTTTATCAGTTGCTGAAAAATAACATACCTGTCCGGGCATTGGTGCGCAAAGCCGACGAGAGGTCTGCTGAACTGAAGGAGATCGGCGCCGAAATCGTCCTCGGCGATCTGCTGGATTTCGACAGCGTGACGGCTGCATTAAAAGGCATTACCGGCGCTTATTTTGTATACCCGGTGATCGTACCAGGCATATTGGATGCGACGGCCAAATTCGCGCAGGCGGCCCTGGAGAACGGGCTGGAGATGGTCGTGAATATGTCCCAGATATCTGCACGCCGTGAAGCGAAGAGCAACGCGGCACAAAGTCACTGGCTGGGAGAGCGACTTTTTGACCGTTCGGGTGTTCCGGTCGTTCACCTGCGGCCGACATTCTTTGCCGAATGGCTGATGTACCGCGCCGGTGAGATCAAGGTTAAAAACTCCCTGACGCTTCCTTTCGGTAATGGTGTTTATGCACCTATAGCAGCAGCAGACCAGGGCCGTTTTATCGCTGCTATCCTTGCCGGACCTGAGGGGCATGCGGGCAAAACGTACCCGCTTTTCGGCCCCAAAGAGCTAAGCCAGTTTGAAATCGCCGATATTCTTACCGAAGTATTAAAACGGAAAATCACCTATTACCCGGTCGAGATCGCCGATTACGGAAAATTTATGGAAAAGGAGTTTGGCTATGATCCGTGGTTCGTACAGCATGTCATCGCCGTAGCCCAGGACTGCCGGGACGGGATCTTTTCGGGAACCAACGAACTGATCAGGCAAATAACCGGGACGGCCCCGATGTCCATGCATGAGTATATTGAAGAAAACAGGGGCTTGTTCGAATAG